The genomic stretch ACAATAGTTTGTCAAAGAAGTTCGAGCCAAAATAATTGAAGAAACAATACAAAAATTATGATCCTTCCTAAAAAAATTAGTGTGTGGGACGGACAATACTAAAATTATTATCCTTCCTAAAAAAATTAGTGTGTGGGACGGATATACAACCCTCCTTAAAACTTAAAATTATAAAACTTTTTGTTAATATTTGCGTCTATAAAATATTGTAACAAACAAATTATATAGATATATTTGAGGGTGGTAGTTTAAAATTTTAACCCATCtcacataaaaatccagaaaaacGGACATGAACAACTTATCGGATCCGttttatctttaaaaatattttgttaGATTGAATATCACCAAAGTTCGAATTGTGAATCAAatactaatatatatatatattatatatatatatataatatatatatatatatataatatatatatatattatatataaataagtGAATTAAAATATCATACCATAAGAACCCCTTTGATGAGATCGAAAGTGATATCAAAAGGAAGTGAACGTTCTTTCATCAACTGGAGTAAGACATCAACAATAACCTGTTCATCTTTAATTTGTTCTCTATTTGGATCCAAATGTTCATCAATAATCTCTTGATAAAACTCATCAAACTCCTTGAAACTTTTATCAACACGACCATGCAATCCTCTCACTTTATCAATCCAACCCGTAAATGGAATATAATCAGCAACAAAAAATTCTGCTAGCAAAGCTTGAAACTCATGCAACATTTCATGAAACCTACTTCTCTCATGTCCTTCATCTTCATAGCTTTTCCCAAAAGCAATCCTACATATCATAGTACTTGAGAGTGAAATTAATAACTCACTCAAATTTGTAACGACCGAAGAATCAACGTGCCCTGatatttttttaatcattttcTTCACCTCAAATTTTCTTATAGAAGAAAAACTTGACACACGTTTGGAACTaaatatctgaacaatacaaagCTTTCTTATTTCTCTCCAATGATCACTATATGGAGAAAAGGCAATATCTGACCCATTGTAAGATAGTTTTTGTTGGCCATATAATACAGGTCTATTAGAAAACACAAGATCATTGTTTTTCAACACTTCTTTGGCTATttcagctgaggaaacaacaatAGCTTGTCTTAAACCAAGTTGAAGTGAAAACAAGGGACCATATATTTTTGAGAATTGTGAAAATTGAAGATAAAGATTCGAAATATCTAGTTGATGAAGATTTCCTATAATGGGAAGACCTTTAGGGCCAGGTGGCATGGTTCTATTTTTGAGGAAGAACAAAAACAAAGGAAGAATTAGACATATAACAAGAAGAACTAGTATAACAAACAACATTGTTGCAATCTATACTAGCtatgtttttttcttttttttaatgAGATGAGAAAGAGTTATAAAATCGTGTTACTATTATATACTAACATGTA from Lathyrus oleraceus cultivar Zhongwan6 chromosome 7, CAAS_Psat_ZW6_1.0, whole genome shotgun sequence encodes the following:
- the LOC127100983 gene encoding cytochrome P450 83B1, producing the protein MLFVILVLLVICLILPLFLFFLKNRTMPPGPKGLPIIGNLHQLDISNLYLQFSQFSKIYGPLFSLQLGLRQAIVVSSAEIAKEVLKNNDLVFSNRPVLYGQQKLSYNGSDIAFSPYSDHWREIRKLCIVQIFSSKRVSSFSSIRKFEVKKMIKKISGHVDSSVVTNLSELLISLSSTMICRIAFGKSYEDEGHERSRFHEMLHEFQALLAEFFVADYIPFTGWIDKVRGLHGRVDKSFKEFDEFYQEIIDEHLDPNREQIKDEQVIVDVLLQLMKERSLPFDITFDLIKGVLMNMLVAATDTTSATSVWAMTALIKNPRVMKKVEEEIRNSESKKDFLEEHDIQNFHYLKAVIKETLRLYLPAPLLVSRESREKRTIGGYTIPAKTILYVNVWTIQRDPNVWKNPEEFYPERFLESSINFLGKDFELIPFGAGRRICPGISMAAASLELILANLLYSFDWKLPHGLMEEDIDT